In Raphanus sativus cultivar WK10039 chromosome 5, ASM80110v3, whole genome shotgun sequence, the following proteins share a genomic window:
- the LOC108860736 gene encoding uncharacterized protein LOC108860736, with the protein MWKVSWLLNFLITDANEQESMENFNKNGVIEAPESGFKMPLHYPKYTKDDYEKMEEWRLDLLLSDYGLLVFHDTTLHEKRAIAIETFLWPHAY; encoded by the coding sequence atgtGGAAAGTGAGCTGGCTTCTTAACTTTCTAATTACCGACGCCAACGAGCAAGAAAGCATGGAGAACTTTAACAAAAACGGTGTCATAGAAGCCCCAGAAAGTGGGTTTAAGATGCCGTTGCATTACCCAAAGTACACAAAGGATGATTACGAGAAGATGGAAGAGTGGAGACTGGATCTGCTTCTCTCAGACTACGGACTTCTTGTCTTCCATGACACTACTCTCCACGAGAAACGAGCTATTGCGATCGAAACTTTTCTATGGCCTCATGCCTACTAA
- the LOC108856505 gene encoding uncharacterized protein LOC108856505, whose product MESNVMFSGFSPTMLTLEIPQNPPNPQNPVQFQHPHPHPYTTADQQTHQQQQQQQQQMKPLYPSPYATPKPTTTKQQLSPLSVGVGVGGGEEEDDRGSGSGSGCHPEDSSAGTTTTDGKRKISPWHRMKWTDTMVRLLIMAVFYIGDEAGGLGGGDQTADAAAKKKISTGILQKKGKWKSVSRAMVEKGFSVSPQQCEDKFNDLNKRYKRVNDILGRGTACRVVENQGLLETMDLRLTPKLKDEVKKLLNSKHLFFKEMCAYHNSCGHLDQPNVPDQVVIPVPVIQSKPDQQGCFHAGKIAREVEEEESDMAEDSETEIEDTDEEEEEETRRKKRRRVEGVSVKRMREETARVLDDPGKSAWEKKEWMRRKALELEERKVGYEWEAVEMEKQKVKWIRYRSKKEREMEKAKLENQRRSLETERMVLILRRREIEITELQLAGKRVDPSSATG is encoded by the coding sequence ATGGAATCGAATGTGATGTTTTCTGGGTTTAGTCCAACAATGTTAACCCTCGAGATTCCTCAGAACCCTCCAAATCCTCAAAACCCGGTTCAGTTCCAGCATCCCCATCCGCATCCTTACACAACCGCCGACCAGCAGactcatcaacaacaacaacaacaacaacaacagatgAAACCCTTATACCCTTCTCCTTACGCAACACCCAAGCCCACCACCACCAAACAACAGCTCTCACCTCTaagcgtcggcgtcggcgtcggaggaggagaagaagaagacgaccgCGGGTCGGGCTCCGGATCCGGGTGCCACCCGGAAGACAGCAGCGCGGGAACCACCACCACCGACGGAAAAAGAAAGATCTCCCCGTGGCACCGGATGAAATGGACCGACACGATGGTCCGTCTCCTCATCATGGCGGTCTTCTACATCGGCGACGAGGCCGGCGGTTTGGGAGGAGGAGATCAAACCGCCGACGCCGCCGCCAAGAAGAAGATCTCCACAGGGATACTGCAGAAGAAAGGCAAGTGGAAGTCGGTGTCGAGAGCCATGGTGGAGAAAGGCTTCTCGGTGTCGCCGCAGCAGTGCGAGGACAAGTTCAACGACCTTAACAAGAGGTATAAAAGAGTCAACGACATACTCGGGAGAGGGACGGCTTGCCGCGTGGTTGAGAATCAGGGGTTGTTAGAGACGATGGATCTTCGGCTCACTCCGAAGCTGAAAGACGAGGTGAAGAAGCTGCTCAACTCTAAgcatttgttttttaaagaGATGTGCGCTTATCACAACAGCTGCGGGCATCTCGACCAGCCGAACGTACCGGATCAGGTTGTTATTCCGGTTCCGGTTATTCAGTCTAAACCGGATCAGCAGGGGTGTTTTCACGCGGGAAAAATAGCGAGggaggtggaggaggaagaGTCTGATATGGCGGAGGATTCGGAGACTGAGATTGAGGATAcggacgaggaggaggaggaagagacgaGAAGGAAGAAGCGGAGGAGAGTGGAAGGAGTGTCCGTGAAGAGGATGAGAGAGGAGACGGCGCGCGTGCTGGATGATCCAGGGAAGAGCGCGTGGGAGAAGAAGGAGTGGATGAGGAGGAAGGCGTTGGAGCTGGAGGAGAGGAAGGTAGGGTACGAGTGGGAAGCTGTGGAGATGGAGAAGCAGAAGGTGAAGTGGATAAGGTATAGGAGCAAGAAAGAGAGGGAGATGGAGAAGGCTAAGCTCGAGAACCAGCGGCGGAGTCTTGAGACGGAGAGGATGGTTCTGATTCTCAGGCGGAGGGAGATTGAGATTACGGAGCTGCAGTTGGCCGGTAAACGGGTTGACCCGAGTTCAGCAACCGGGTGA
- the LOC108856238 gene encoding uncharacterized protein LOC108856238, protein MASCDDDFSLLGEDQSNPNQHHHHHHQVLHHAPYAPRRFAPKLSNQIHVPHHQSNGDEDEDHHHDVVASSAFHSVNPFSTDESSNPYDNNNNNNAAVDGDEDLDANRSRIGGVRLEKRQSQEELSDGGTTNGGETTPYGSFKRPRTSSSSAAGEYRKDREEWSDAAITCLLDAYSDKFTQLNRGNLRGRDWEDVAATVSERCEKLIKSVEQCKNKIDNLKKRYKLERHRMSSGGTSASHWPWFKKMEEIVGNSMTTKGASDEDRSGSSLGNAAKPARRYPLVTYSPGVQINNVKSKATSNPRWRRVVLKISGAALACTGPNNIDPKIVGLIAREVAMACRLGVEVAIVVGSRNLFCGGTWITATGLDRTTAYHISMMASVMNSVLLQSSLEKMGVQARLQTGIAVQGVGEPYNRQRATRHLDKGRVVIFGGIGATLGNPLLSSDAAAALRAIEINAEAMVKGTNVEGVYDCHSQDSNATFEHITFHDLASRGLTTMDTMALNFCEENSIPVVVFNFLEAGNITKALCGEQVGTLIDRTGRGVS, encoded by the exons ATGGCTTCCTGTGACGACGACTTCTCTCTCCTAGGAGAGGATCAATCAAACCCTAACCaacatcaccaccaccaccaccaggtTCTTCACCACGCGCCGTACGCTCCCAGACGATTCGCCCCGAAGCTCTCGAACCAGATCCACGTGCCTCACCACCAGAGCAACGGCGACGAGGACGAAGACCACCACCACGACGTCGTCGCCTCCTCCGCTTTTCACAGCGTGAATCCCTTCTCCACGGACGAGAGTTCGAATCCGTatgataacaacaacaacaacaacgcgGCCGTCGACGGAGACGAGGATCTGGACGCGAACAGATCCAGGATCGGAGGCGTTCGCCTGGAGAAGAGGCAGAGTCAGGAGGAGCTCAGCGACGGAGGAACGACGAACGGCGGCGAGACGACTCCGTACGGTAGCTTCAAGAGGCCGAGGACGTCGTCTTCCTCCGCGGCCGGGGAGTACAGGAAGGACAGGGAGGAGTGGAGCGACGCGGCGATCACGTGTTTGCTGGATGCGTACTCTGACAAGTTCACTCAGCTCAACAGAGGGAATCTCCGGGGAAGAGATTGGGAAGACGTCGCCGCGACGGTGAGTGAGAGGTGCGAGAAGCTGATCAAGAGTGTGGAACAGTGTAAGAACAAGATCGATAATCTTAAGAAGAGGTATAAGCTAGAGAGGCATAGGATGAGTAGTGGTGGAACATCGGCTAGCCATTGGCCTTGGTTCAAGAAGATGGAAGAGATTGTTGGTAACTCAATGACCACGAAAGGCGCGTCTGACGAAGATAGAAGCGGCAGCTCGCTGGGGAATGCAGCCAAGCCAGCGAGGAG GTATCCCTTGGTGACATATAGCCCTGGAGTTCAGATAAATAACGTCAAGTCCAAGGCTACATCAAACCCTAGATGGCGAAGAGTGGTTTTGAAAATCAGTGGTGCTGCACTTGCCTGCACGGGTCCTAATAACATTGATCCGAAG ATCGTCGGTCTGATTGCTAGAGAAGTTGCAATGGCTTGTCGTCTTGGTGTAGAG GTAGCAATAGTTGTTGGGAGTCGGAACTTATTTTGCGGTGGTACATGGATTACCGCTACTGGTTTGGATAGAACCACTGCATATCATATCAg TATGATGGCGTCTGTGATGAATTCTGTTTTACTTCAGTCATCTCTGGAGAAAATGGGAGTTCAGGCACGGTTACAAACTGGAATCGCGGTTCAGGGGGTCGGGGAGCCTTACAATCGTCAGCGAGCCACCCGGCATCTAGATAAAGGCAGAGTGGTAATATTTGGTGGCATTGGTGCAACGCTTGGAAACCCACTTTTATCATCCGATGCAGCTGCAGCCCTTCGAGCTATAGAAA TTAATGCAGAGGCAATGGTGAAAGGAACAAACGTGGAGGGTGTTTATGATTGTCATTCACAAGATAGTAACGCCACGTTCGAGCACATAACATTCCACGATTTGGCTTCTAGAGGTCTTACAACAATGGACACAATGGCCCTTAACTTTTGTGAAGAGAACAGCATTCCAG TTGTGGTGTTCAACTTTCTTGAAGCTGGAAACATCACAAAGGCATTGTGCGGAGAACAAGTCGGTACTTTGATCGACAGGACTGGGAGGGGTGTGAGTTAG
- the LOC108805067 gene encoding uncharacterized protein LOC108805067: MQTVSVDETKNTVVLRAEHRDEEGRKVADKIELKTRNPETIKQVEKKLMDKGVQRMERHPADGIPLKRQPKSGHGGKYTWEGPDRVEDYEMQPDPPAMDEGDPNYDEEQTKKDTGGGGDDVAAEVVKGEVEVAKEAPTGVARVEVDPRLISST; encoded by the coding sequence ATGCAGACCGTATCGGTGGACGAGACCAAAAACACGGTGGTGCTACGTGCTGAGCACCGGGACGAGGAAGGCCGAAAAGTCGCCGACAAGATCGAGCTGAAGACGCGAAACCCGGAGACGATCAAGCAAGTCGAGAAGAAGCTGATGGACAAAGGGGTGCAACGTATGGAGAGGCACCCGGCCGACGGGATCCCGCTCAAGCGACAGCCGAAGTCCGGCCACGGCGGGAAGTACACGTGGGAGGGGCCTGATCGGGTGGAGGATTACGAGATGCAGCCAGATCCGCCGGCGATGGACGAAGGCGACCCGAACTACGACGAGGAGCAGACGAAGAAGGACACCGGCGGTGGTGGTGATGACGTTGCGGCGGAGGTTGTGAAAGGAGAGGTTGAGGTGGCGAAGGAAGCGCCGACGGGTGTGGCTAGGGTCGAGGTTGATCCTCGCTTGATCAGCTCTACTTGA
- the LOC108860640 gene encoding GDSL esterase/lipase At3g09930, which produces MESLKLCISLFLVSFSSCLIGVESDHVHHTNMKRLRPNRLFVFGDSYADTGNIRKSLADSWKMPYGVSFPGKPSGRFSDGRIATDFLARYLGIKSPIPYTLKKYAGKERLLYGMNYAYGGTGVFKTFNNPLPNMTTQIDYFQKVLASGTIYSPSHVHSSLAFVSNAGNDYGSFILQKRPMTEFPGFIKQVVDQIELNLRRIYKLGVKKIAISSLQPLGCLPSKTTSTSFKHCNASDNALVRLHNTLLRRAVAKLNNETKPSTFVILDLYNAFLTVIKNKRAEPGVTRFVNPLEPCCVGITSNDSCSNVDERGKKKYTICKDPKTSFFWDVFHPTEEGWRSVYSVLGKKLKAVLI; this is translated from the exons atGGAGTCTCTAAAACTAtgcatctctctctttctcgtctCATTCTCATCTTGTTTAATAG GTGTTGAATCGGACCATGTTCACCATACCAACATGAAGCGTTTGAGACCGAATAGGCTGTTCGTGTTCGGAGATTCCTATGCAGATACGGGAAACATAAGGAAGTCTCTTGCCGATTCCTGGAAAATGCCTTACGGCGTCAGTTTTCCTGGAAAACCCTCCGGTCGTTTCTCTGACGGCCGCATCGCCACCGATTTTCTCg CAAGATACTTGGGGATAAAGTCACCGATTCCATATACGTTGAAGAAATACGCGGGAAAGGAACGGCTGTTATACGGAATGAATTACGCGTACGGAGGGACAGGAGTGTTCAAGACATTCAATAATCCATTACCGAACATGACAACTCAGATTGATTATTTCCAAAAAGTCCTCGCTTCCGGCACCATCTACTCTCCCTCCCACGTCCACTCCTCCCTTGCCTTTGTCAGCAACGCCGGCAACGACTACGGCTCTTTCATTCTCCAAAAACGCCCCATGACC GAGTTCCCGGGATTCATCAAGCAAGTTGTTGATCAAATTGAGCTAAACTTGAGACGCATCTACAAGTTGGGAGTGAAGAAGATAGCAATTTCTTCATTGCAGCCACTCGGATGTCTCCCTAGCAAAACCACCTCTACATCATTCAAACATTGCAACGCATCAGATAACGCATTAGTGCGTCTTCACAACACTTTGTTGCGTCGAGCCGTGGCCAAGCTCAACAATGAAACCAAGCCTTCCACTTTCGTCATTCTTGATCTCTATAATGCCTTCTTGACTGTCATCAAGAATAAAAGAGCCGAGCCTG GAGTTACGAGGTTTGTGAACCCATTGGAACCTTGTTGTGTGGGGATTACAAGCAATGACTCGTGCTCAAACGTGGACGAGAGGGGCAAGAAGAAGTATACAATTTGCAAAGATCCAAAGACTTCCTTCTTTTGGGATGTCTTTCATCCCACCGAAGAAGGATGGAGATCCGTTTACTCGGTTTTAGGCAAAAAACTCAAAGCCGTTTTGATTTAA
- the LOC108862459 gene encoding threonine dehydratase biosynthetic, chloroplastic, whose amino-acid sequence MDSVRLPAAPSSLRSQMLPHHRPHHIPPPPCNRHLNLRSKPSTIGITRSRNHVSSVAVISGNETSTAPPRLRVNPNSLQYPAGYLGAVPDRASGGEGDPENGSITEAMEYLTSILSTKVYEAAIETPLHLAKKLSERLGVRMFLKREDLQPVFSFKIRGAYNMMAKLSSEQLEKGVICSSAGNHAQGVAMSAAKLGCTAVIVMPRTTPEIKWQSVEDLGATVVLVGDTYDEAQAFAKQRAVEEGLTFIPPFDHPDVIAGQGTVGMEITRQAKDPLYAIFVPIGGGGLIAGIAAYVKRVSPEVKIIGVEPADANAMALSLHHGERVILNQIGGFADGVAVKEVGEETFRICRKLMDGVVLVTRDAMCASIKDMFEEKRNILEPAGALALAGAEAYCKYYGLKDVNVVAITSGANMNFDKLRIVTELANVGRQQEAVLATILPEKPGSFKKFCELVGSMNITEFKYRCGSRKEAVVLYSVGVHTPGELKALEKRMESSQLRTTNLTTSDLVKDHLRYLMGGKSSVENEVLCQFTFPERPGALMKFLDSFSPRWNISLFHYRAEGAAGANVLVGIQVPEQEMEEFRNRAQVLGYEYVLVSEDINFKLLMQ is encoded by the exons ATGGATTCCGTTAGGCTTCCAGCGGCTCCTTCCTCCCTCCGTTCCCAAATGCTACCTCACCATCGTCCTCACCACATTCCCCCACCTCCTTGTAACCGCCACCTTAACCTCCGATCAAAACCTTCTACCATCGGAATCACTCGATCTCGTAACCACGTCTCTTCGGTCGCCGTAATCTCCGGAAACGAAACGTCTACGGCTCCGCCGCGTCTCAGGGTCAATCCGAACTCGCTCCAATACCCCGCCGGCTACCTCGGCGCGGTTCCTGACCGCGCGAGCGGCGGCGAAGGCGATCCGGAGAACGGAAGCATCACCGAGGCGATGGAGTATCTGACGAGCATACTCTCCACCAAGGTCTACGAGGCCGCGATCGAGACCCCGCTCCACTTGGCCAAGAAGCTATCCGAGAGGCTAGGTGTTCGCATGTTCCTCAAACGAGAAGACCTGCAACCT GTTTTCTCGTTTAAGATTCGGGGAGCTTACAATATGATGGCGAAACTTTCGTCAGAGCAGTTAGAGAAAGGTGTCATCTGCTCCTCAGCTGGAAACCATGCTCAAGGAGTTGCTATGTCTGCTGCTAAACTCGGCTGCACCGCCGTCATTGTTATGCCTCGTACAACCCCTGAGATCaag TGGCAATCTGTGGAGGATTTGGGTGCGACGGTTGTTCTTGTTGGGGATACGTATGATGAAGCACAAGCATTTGCTAAACAACGAGCtgtagaagaaggtttgacgtTTATACCTCCTTTTGATCACCCGGATGTTATCGCCGGACAAGGGACTGTCGGTATGGAGATCACAAGGCAAGCTAAAGATCCATTGTACGCTATATTTGTTCCCATCGGTGGTGGTGGTTTGATAGCTGGTATTGCTGCTTATGTTAAGAGAGTTTCTCCCGAG GTGAAGATCATTGGTGTAGAACCAGCTGATGCAAATGCAATGGCGTTATCTCTGCATCACGGCGAGAGGGTGATATTAAACCAGATTGGTGGGTTTGCAGATGGTGTAGCAGTTAAAGAAGTTGGTGAAGAGACTTTTCGTATATGCAGAAAGCTGATGGATGGTGTTGTTCTTGTCACTCGAGATGCTATGTGTGCATCAATAAAG GATATGTTTGAGGAGAAACGGAACATATTAGAACCAGCAGGTGCTCTTGCGCTCGCTGGAGCTGAAGCGTACTGTAAATATTACGGCCTAAAGGACGTGAACGTTGTAGCCATAACCAGTGGTGCGAACATGAACTTTGACAAGCTCAGGATTGTGACAGAACTCGCAAATGTCGGTAGGCAACAGGAGGCTGTTCTTGCTACTATCTTGCCGGAAAAACCTGGAAGCTTTAAGAAATTCTGTGAATTG GTTGGATCAATGAACATAACCGAGTTCAAGTATAGGTGTGGCTCGAGAAAAGAAGCTGTTGTACTATACAG TGTTGGAGTGCACACACCCGGTGAGCTCAAAGCACTAGAGAAGAGAATGGAATCTTCTCAGCTCAGGACTACGAACCTTACAACCAGTGACTTAGTAAAAGATCACCTGCGTTACTTG ATGGGTGGAAAATCAAGTGTTGAAAACGAGGTTCTATGCCAATTCACATTCCCCGAGAGACCAGGTGCTCTAATGAAGTTCTTGGACTCTTTCAGTCCAAGGTGGAACATTAGCCTTTTCCATTACCGTGCAGAG GGTGCGGCGGGAGCGAACGTGCTGGTCGGGATCCAAGTCCCGGAACAAGAAATGGAGGAATTTCGAAACCGAGCTCAAGTTCTTGGATACGAGTATGTCTTGGTAAGTGAGGACATCAATTTCAAGCTTTTGATGCAGTGA
- the LOC108856210 gene encoding tyrosine-protein phosphatase RLPH2 encodes MAQKPRTVICVGDIHGYISKLTNLWLNLQSSLDPSEFTSALVIFLGDYCDRGPETRKVIDFLIALPEKHPGQTHVFLAGNHDFAFAAFLGLLPRPRDGSELKETWREYEDSEEREGWYKGEGFEDMHLQGRRWGGKIKALFNSVKGMPYKGSIYDAGSTFESYGVPHGSSDLMKAVPESHKKFLTNMVWVHEEDDVCLETEEGVKHCKLIAVHAGLEKGNSVEEQLKLLRAKDTSISKVPYLSGRKSVWDIPQELDDKDTVVVSGHHGKLHMDGLRLIIDEGGGYPEKPVAAIVLPSKKIIRDTDNVSS; translated from the exons ATGGCGCAGAAACCACGGACGGTGATATGCGTCGGAGACATCCACGGATACATCTCGAAGCTCACCAACCTCTGGCTCAACCTCCAATCCTCCCTCGACCCATCAGAGTTCACCTCAGCCCTCGTCATCTTCCTCGGCGACTACTGCGATCGTGGACCGGAGACCCGTAAAGTCATCGACTTTCTGATCGCTCTCCCGGAGAAACACCCCGGCCAAACCCACGTATTTCTCGCCGGGAACCACGACTTCGCCTTCGCCGCGTTTCTGGGTCTGTTGCCGCGGCCTCGGGACGGATCCGAGCTGAAGGAGACGTGGAGGGAGTACGAGGATAGCGAGGAGAGAGAAGGGTGGTATAAAGGCGAAGGCTTTGAGGATATGCATCTCCAAGGGAGGAGGTGGGGTGGGAAGATTAAGGCTCTGTTTAATTCCGTTAAAGGGATGCCTTATAAAGGATCGATTTATGATGCTGGGTCCACTTTTGAATCTTATGGTGTTCCTCATGGATCTTCTG ATTTGATGAAGGCAGTACCAGAGAGTCACAAAAAGTTCTTAACCAATATGGTATGGGTCCATGAAGAG GATGATGTTTGTCTAGAGACCGAGGAAGGGGTAAAGCATTGTAAGTTGATTGCTGTACATGCTGGTTTGGAGAAAGGGAACAGCGTAGAAGAACAACTAAAGCTTTTGAGAGCTAAAGACACGAGCATTTCCAAAGTACCTTATCTAAGCGGTCGGAAAAGCGTTTGGGACATCCCACAa gAGCTGGATGATAAAGATACTGTTGTAGTAAGTGGTCACCATGGGAAACTTCACATGGATGGCCTGAGATTGATCATCGATGAAGGTGGTGGATACCCGGAAAAACCAGTGGCTGCGATAGTTCTTCCTTCTAAGAAGATCATCCGTGATACTGATAATGTTTCTAGCtga
- the LOC108862460 gene encoding peptidyl-prolyl cis-trans isomerase FKBP16-4, chloroplastic, producing MILPMKLLHPLHHPLSSSIPFQSRRRHSKSYRCSLPSPGGEKIITPETVVSPVPPVSYEGRRVLLGCLLSAASGVLLTDSSEAVSTSRRALRASKIPDSEFTTLPNGLKYYDIKVGTGAEAVKGSRVAVHYVAKWKGITFMTSRQGLGVGGGTPYGFDVGQSENGNVLKGLDLGVEGMHVGGQRLVTVPPELAYGKKGVQEIPPNATIELDIELLSIKQSPFGTPVKIVEG from the exons ATGATCTTACCAATGAAACTTCTTCATCCTCTCCATCACCCTCTCTCTTCCTCAATTCCTTTTCAATCAA GAAGAAGGCATTCCAAATCTTACCGGTGCTCGTTACCGTCTCCCGGCGGCGAAAAGATCATCACACCAGAGACCGTTGTTTCTCCGGTGCCACCGGTGAGCTACGAAGGAAGAAGAGTTTTACTTGGATGTCTCCTCTCCGCTG CGTCTGGGGTTCTGTTAACTGATTCATCCGAGGCCGTAAGCACCAGCAGAAGAGCT CTACGTGCATCTAAGATACCTGACAGCGAATTTACTACTCTCCCCAATGGTCTCAA GTACTATGATATAAAAGTTGGCACTGGAGCAGAGGCTGTGAAAGGATCTCGGGTCGCA GTCCACTATGTTGCAAAATGGAAAGGGATAACGTTCATGACAAGTCGACAAGGACTTGGCGTTGGAGGTGGAACG CCTTACGGGTTTGACGTTGGACAATCAGAGAACGGGAATGTTCTCAAAGGACTTGACCTTGGCGTTGAAGGAATGCATGTAGGCGGTCAG AGACTGGTGACTGTTCCTCCCGAGCTTGCTTACGGAAAGAAAGGAGTGCAAGAGATTCCTCCTAACGCAACAATCGAG CTTGACATTGAGCTCTTATCAATCAAGCAGAGTCCTTTCGG GACGCCAGTGAAGATCGTTGAAGGGTAA
- the LOC108861218 gene encoding proline-rich protein 3, which translates to MAQKITTLVLLIEILFLLNYVSQISTTAAENDGGVIHVTGKVMCQDCTLNYDKWINGSDPIKGAVVSITCIDERERVRYYGSDKTDERGQFDLIVEKVLYGGKNLKPHLCKVRLVSPADQSCGIPTDFGNGQTGEKLVQPFMVFKDLVKFVVGPFYYTTPMCDTPKYENNY; encoded by the exons ATGGCGCAGAAGATCACGACACTGGTTCTTCTCATAGAGATACTGTTTCTGTTAAATTATGTGAGTCAAATATCCACGACTGCAGCAGAAAACGACGGAGGTGTGATTCACGTCACCGGGAAAGTGATGTGTCAAGATTGCACTCTTAACTACGACAAATGGATCAACGGCTCCGACCCCATCAAAG GGGCTGTGGTATCAATCACTTGTATAGACGAGAGGGAAAGAGTGAGATACTATGGCAGCGACAAGACCGATGAGAGAGGCCAGTTCGATCTTATCGTCGAAAAAGTCCTCTACGGCGGAAAGAATCTCAAGCCTCATCTTTGTAAAGTCCGGCTAGTGTCTCCAGCTGACCAGTCATGTGGTATTCCGACCGATTTTGGTAATGGTCAAACCGGAGAGAAGCTAGTTCAACCGTTCATGGTTTTCAAGGATCTGGTAAAGTTTGTAGTTGGACCTTTTTATTATACAACCCCCATGTGCGACACCCCTAAATATGAAAACAACTACTAG
- the LOC108856211 gene encoding tyrosine-protein phosphatase RLPH2-like codes for MASFKPRTVICIGDIHGHISKLEKLWLNLQTALDPSEFTTALVIFLGDYCDRGPHTRQVIDFLIALPEKHPDQTHVFLAGNHDFAFAGFLGLLPRPSDGSELKDTWSEFEKSEEREGWYKGQGFEDMHVQSRRWAGKTRDRFVTYAVGVEYIGSIYDAGSTFQSYGVPHGSSDLMEAVPESHKKFLTNMVWVHEEEDVCIETEEGLKQCKLIAVHAGLDKWKSVNEQLELLRAKDTSFSRVQPLSGRKDVWNMPQELVDKQQTIVVSGHHGKLHIDGLRLIIDESGGYDYNHLAAIILPSKKIIRDTDIFSNQR; via the exons ATGGCTTCTTTCAAACCACGAACAGTGATCTGCATAGGAGACATCCATGGACACATTTCGAAACTCGAAAAACTCTGGCTTAATCTACAAACCGCCCTCGACCCATCAGAGTTCACCACAGCTCTTGTCATCTTCCTAGGCGACTACTGCGATCGTGGACCGCATACCCGACAAGTCATTGACTTCTTGATCGCTCTGCCGGAGAAACACCCCGACCAGACACACGTCTTTCTCGCCGGGAACCACGACTTCGCCTTCGCGGGGTTTCTAGGTTTGTTGCCACGTCCTTCGGATGGATCTGAGCTGAAGGATACGTGGAGTGAGTTCGAGAAGAGCGAGGAGAGAGAAGGATGGTATAAAGGCCAAGGCTTCGAGGATATGCATGTCCAGAGTAGAAGATGGGCTGGCAAAACTAGGGATCGATTCGTTACGTACGCCGTTGGGGTTGAGTATATCGGATCTATTTACGATGCTGGGTCGACTTTTCAATCGTATGGCGTCCCTCATGGATCTTCTG atttgaTGGAGGCAGTACCAGAGAGTCACAAGAAGTTCTTGACCAATATGGTTTGGGTTCACGAAGAG GAAGATGTTTGTATAGAAACAGAGGAAGGGCTCAAGCAATGCAAGTTGATTGCGGTACATGCTGGGTTAGATAAATGGAAGAGTGTTAACGAACAGCTAGAGCTTCTGAGAGCTAAAGACACGAGCTTCTCGAGGGTACAACCTCTAAGTGGACGGAAAGACGTTTGGAACATGCCACAG gaacTTGTTGATAAACAACAGACTATCGTAGTCAGCGGTCACCACGGGAAACTACACATCGATGGCTTGAGACTGATCATCGATGAAAGCGGTGGATACGATTATAATCATCTGGCTGCAATCATCCTTCCTTCTAAGAAGATCATCCGCGACACCGATATCTTCTCCAACCAACGTTAA
- the LOC108805066 gene encoding uncharacterized protein LOC108805066 — MKEMQAIETSQPTVAAPAPAVVHSRQLGAQLSGSMSFSSQMSKEDEEMSRTALSAFRAKEEEIEKKKMEIRERVQAQLGRVEEETKRLALIREELEGLADPMRKEVALVRKKIDSVNKELKPLGHTVQKKEREYKEALEAFNEKNREKVQLITKLMELVGESEKVRMKKLEELSKNIDSIH; from the exons ATGAAGGAGATGCAGGCGATAGAGACGTCACAGCCGACGGTGGCTGCTCCGGCACCGGCAGTGGTGCATAGCCGACAGCTAGGGGCACAGCTGTCGGGAAGCATGAGTTTCAGCAGCCAAATGTCGAAGGAAGACGAGGAGATGTCGAGGACGGCTTTGTCTGCTTTCAGGGCGAAAGAAGAGGAgatcgagaagaagaagatggagattaGGGAAAGGGTTCAAGCTCAGCTCGGTCGTGTCGAAGAAGAGACCAAGCGTCTCGCTTTGATCCGTGAG GAGCTTGAGGGTTTAGCTGACCCCATGAGGAAAGAAGTTGCTTTGGTTAGGaagaagattgattctgtcaaCAAAGAGTTGAAGCCGTTGGGTCATACTGTTCAGAAAAAG GAACGAGAGTACAAAGAAGCTCTTGAAGCATTCAACGAAAAGAACAGGGAGAAGGTGCAGCTCATCACCAAGCTTATGGAG CTGGTGGGAGAGAGCGAAAAGGTGAGAATGAAGAAGCTGGAAGAGCTAAGCAAGAACATAGATTCTATACACTGA